A window of Fibrobacter sp. UBA4297 contains these coding sequences:
- a CDS encoding zinc ribbon domain-containing protein produces the protein MICPHCHSELKDNATFCPHCGSDKNTGWKEGAEYSDLDLPDYDEIVENEFGEKKIKSSPLAITAAIIVALAFIATMIF, from the coding sequence ATGATTTGCCCTCACTGCCACTCCGAATTAAAAGACAACGCAACCTTCTGCCCCCACTGCGGGAGCGACAAGAATACAGGCTGGAAAGAAGGCGCTGAATACAGCGACCTCGACCTCCCCGACTACGATGAAATTGTCGAAAATGAATTCGGCGAAAAGAAGATAAAATCAAGCCCGCTCGCCATCACTGCAGCCATCATCGTTGCACTTGCGTTTATCGCAACAATGATTTTCTGA
- a CDS encoding hybrid sensor histidine kinase/response regulator, which produces MLVFTVVLVLVFSNFLKSTLISSSYSSSESKFQDKTVQDLELFFSKFEKQFKPLPQILQHSKESDIKKVLKKHLQSSPFIVDVYYGSKNGKYISARDFKLEEGKKEFRTRTWYLEASRHKGLAITGPEINGNAKKRVLTYSYPLWDKNRSFTGAVATDIDLQRVRQLMGEFAKAEGGITMLVGSENDSLFTYFPYETSLHKIVVDTVAKLLHLVQDDIQYEDLDQESVTRYEKTDVENRKLIFMVMPLKDVPFYVVHVVQKNKVVAKVQENLNAIIVVVALVVFALIFVTWLIVRFLFKFFIQKDLNESVSSSTMFETLLGSDNFRLILTNDTFDILHASAYIAEFFNNGNDIRGEILWKFFHSEQFKKFVYKVSKGGKMHASERQIIIPVRSCMGEDAWWKVIFQFLVEDDGSIRYLFLISDETSGIQKDTILDTIMLSAGNSILVIFDKNRKIMYMSRQLADYLVVDWKDVIGQHLDNLPKCGFHEDVVESLKKVFDEQGVWKDTFKLQTLNTHTDTWFRGEACTLKVQESVVGYMLSMIDISEVVAAREIAEHATQAKSEFLANMSHEIRTPMNAIIGMAHLLQETQLDERQQGFIERISHAATSLLGIINNILDFSKIEANKQDLEITQLVLQDIIGEVAALAEVRIAGRPIELIIDIDPEIPEILMGDPLRLSQIFTNLINNATKFTESGSITLRIKQEQVIGNNVKLSFSVIDTGIGMTDEQLHNLFNAFTQADGSITRKYGGTGLGLVISKSLVELMGGELEVESEYGKGSRFFFTITLAMAPQTTVPKWKSVSTFRNKNVLLVDDCSALRDVLRHYLTKLRCVVEEAASVDEALDLIQAHEEAGETPYDLFIIDYQMPILNGFDFVQGLPANMRKIPKVLMHPIHFDERNYHVAEEIGYNSCVAKPLQISSLLSAMQEAVDEKLTYQKAVKTEKNKIFFKEAKILLVEDNQMNQELTVSLLNSVGLATMVASNGQVALDLLKKNAFDLILMDIQMPVMDGLEATRAIRNRSDEYFKNVPIIAMSARAFQKDREDCIRAGMNSYIAKPIDPKLLYVELSKYLQVADKMPMATITNESDSTSANPDDSVVSLFQKVRNFDAAAGLYHANDNKNLYFKIIQGFVRDYGNETQKLKKAFEHADFEESTRIVHTIKGLCGTIGSYHVQTLGVMLENSLLKKELNYTEFHAFESALEDLMDDLKIVMQNIAAEQSSSAVVIKHVDPEAANKLKQAIEELRPAIESCSLTACKRILESLYEILFTQEQEEILQKLHNQIDDYDFTAAEETLKSLEETLSSSN; this is translated from the coding sequence ATGCTCGTCTTCACAGTCGTGCTGGTACTTGTGTTTTCGAACTTTCTGAAGTCAACATTAATATCGTCTTCATATAGTTCTTCCGAATCAAAATTCCAGGACAAGACCGTACAGGACCTGGAGCTGTTCTTCAGCAAATTTGAGAAGCAGTTCAAACCCCTCCCGCAGATTCTCCAGCATTCAAAGGAATCCGATATCAAGAAGGTGTTAAAGAAACACCTGCAGTCATCGCCATTTATTGTCGATGTTTATTACGGCTCCAAGAATGGAAAGTATATATCAGCAAGGGACTTTAAGCTAGAAGAAGGCAAGAAGGAGTTCCGAACAAGAACGTGGTATCTCGAAGCTTCAAGGCATAAGGGACTTGCCATTACGGGCCCGGAAATCAACGGAAATGCGAAAAAGCGCGTGCTCACTTATTCGTACCCGCTTTGGGACAAGAATCGTTCTTTTACTGGAGCGGTAGCTACAGATATTGACCTGCAGCGCGTTCGGCAACTGATGGGGGAATTTGCAAAAGCCGAGGGCGGAATCACGATGCTTGTGGGTTCGGAAAATGACAGCCTTTTCACGTATTTCCCTTACGAGACGAGCCTCCACAAAATCGTTGTCGATACGGTCGCTAAACTTTTGCATCTAGTGCAGGACGATATTCAATATGAAGATCTTGACCAAGAAAGCGTGACTCGTTACGAAAAGACTGATGTAGAAAATCGTAAGTTGATTTTCATGGTGATGCCGCTCAAGGATGTGCCTTTTTATGTTGTTCACGTTGTCCAAAAAAACAAGGTCGTCGCTAAAGTCCAGGAAAACTTGAATGCGATTATTGTTGTTGTGGCGCTTGTTGTCTTCGCGTTGATTTTTGTGACTTGGCTTATTGTGCGATTCCTTTTCAAGTTCTTTATTCAAAAAGACCTGAACGAAAGTGTTAGTTCCAGTACAATGTTTGAGACACTTTTGGGAAGTGATAACTTTAGGCTTATTCTTACGAACGACACGTTTGATATCCTCCATGCCAGTGCATACATTGCTGAATTCTTTAACAATGGTAACGATATCCGTGGTGAAATCCTTTGGAAATTCTTCCATTCCGAACAGTTTAAAAAATTTGTCTATAAGGTTTCGAAGGGCGGCAAAATGCACGCCAGCGAACGCCAAATTATCATTCCTGTTCGCAGTTGTATGGGCGAGGACGCCTGGTGGAAAGTGATTTTCCAGTTCCTTGTTGAAGACGATGGCTCGATTCGTTACCTGTTCCTCATTTCTGATGAAACAAGTGGCATCCAGAAAGATACGATTCTTGATACGATTATGCTTTCGGCGGGTAATTCCATCCTAGTGATTTTTGACAAGAACCGCAAAATCATGTATATGTCCAGGCAATTGGCGGATTACCTTGTTGTGGATTGGAAAGATGTTATTGGCCAACATCTCGATAATTTGCCCAAGTGTGGTTTCCACGAAGATGTCGTCGAATCGCTCAAAAAAGTTTTTGATGAACAGGGAGTCTGGAAAGATACGTTCAAGCTTCAGACGCTCAATACACACACGGACACTTGGTTCCGCGGCGAAGCCTGCACGCTTAAGGTTCAGGAATCAGTTGTCGGTTACATGCTTTCGATGATTGATATTTCAGAAGTCGTTGCCGCTCGTGAAATTGCAGAACACGCCACGCAGGCGAAGAGCGAATTCCTGGCGAACATGAGCCATGAAATCCGTACACCGATGAATGCTATTATTGGTATGGCTCATTTGTTGCAAGAAACGCAACTCGATGAACGTCAGCAAGGTTTTATTGAACGCATTAGCCATGCGGCGACATCTCTTTTGGGAATTATCAACAACATTCTCGACTTCTCGAAGATTGAAGCGAACAAGCAGGATCTAGAAATTACTCAGCTTGTATTGCAGGATATCATTGGCGAAGTGGCGGCTCTTGCCGAAGTGCGAATTGCCGGGAGACCGATTGAGTTGATTATTGATATCGACCCTGAAATTCCTGAAATCTTGATGGGCGATCCGCTGCGTCTTTCGCAGATTTTTACAAACTTGATTAACAACGCCACCAAATTTACAGAAAGTGGAAGCATCACTCTTAGGATTAAGCAAGAACAAGTTATAGGGAACAACGTAAAACTCTCGTTTAGCGTTATTGATACTGGAATCGGCATGACGGACGAGCAGTTGCACAACCTCTTTAATGCGTTTACTCAGGCGGATGGCTCAATTACACGCAAGTATGGCGGAACAGGGCTTGGGCTTGTGATTTCAAAATCACTTGTGGAACTCATGGGCGGTGAACTTGAAGTCGAAAGCGAATATGGTAAGGGTTCTAGATTCTTCTTTACAATAACGCTTGCTATGGCCCCGCAGACGACCGTTCCGAAGTGGAAGTCTGTTTCAACATTCCGTAACAAGAATGTGTTGCTAGTGGATGACTGCAGTGCACTTCGCGATGTGTTACGGCACTACTTGACAAAGCTTCGCTGCGTTGTTGAAGAAGCAGCCTCTGTTGATGAAGCGCTGGACCTGATTCAGGCGCATGAAGAAGCTGGGGAGACTCCCTACGATCTTTTCATTATCGATTACCAGATGCCTATTTTGAACGGATTTGACTTTGTACAGGGACTTCCTGCTAACATGAGAAAAATTCCGAAAGTTCTCATGCATCCCATTCACTTTGATGAGCGCAATTATCACGTTGCCGAAGAAATTGGCTACAACAGCTGCGTTGCAAAACCGCTACAGATAAGTTCTCTTCTTAGCGCCATGCAGGAAGCCGTTGATGAAAAACTCACATACCAAAAGGCTGTCAAAACAGAAAAGAACAAGATTTTCTTTAAAGAAGCGAAAATACTTCTTGTTGAAGACAATCAGATGAACCAGGAATTGACGGTTTCGCTTTTGAATAGCGTGGGCCTTGCGACGATGGTTGCTTCGAATGGTCAAGTGGCTCTTGACTTGCTTAAGAAAAATGCATTTGACTTGATTCTGATGGATATCCAAATGCCGGTCATGGATGGTCTTGAGGCGACACGGGCTATCCGCAACCGTTCCGATGAATATTTCAAGAATGTCCCGATTATTGCCATGAGTGCAAGAGCTTTTCAGAAAGACCGCGAAGACTGCATTCGTGCAGGAATGAATTCGTACATAGCAAAGCCGATTGATCCGAAACTCCTTTATGTGGAACTTTCCAAGTATTTGCAAGTTGCAGACAAGATGCCAATGGCGACCATTACGAACGAATCAGATTCCACTTCGGCAAATCCTGACGATAGTGTTGTTTCTTTGTTCCAGAAAGTTCGCAATTTTGATGCCGCTGCCGGACTGTATCATGCAAATGACAACAAGAATTTGTACTTTAAGATAATCCAGGGCTTTGTCCGTGACTATGGCAATGAAACGCAGAAGCTAAAGAAGGCTTTTGAACATGCTGACTTTGAGGAGTCTACACGCATTGTCCATACCATCAAGGGCCTTTGCGGAACGATTGGTTCGTATCATGTGCAGACACTGGGCGTGATGCTTGAAAATTCGCTCCTCAAGAAAGAGCTCAATTACACTGAGTTCCATGCGTTTGAAAGTGCTCTTGAAGACCTTATGGACGACCTTAAGATCGTGATGCAGAATATCGCTGCAGAACAGTCTAGTTCTGCTGTAGTTATCAAGCATGTGGATCCAGAAGCCGCAAACAAACTCAAACAGGCGATAGAAGAACTTAGGCCTGCAATTGAATCGTGTTCGTTGACTGCATGCAAGCGGATTCTTGAATCGCTTTATGAAATCTTGTTCACGCAGGAGCAAGAAGAAATACTACAGAAACTTCATAATCAAATTGACGATTACGATTTTACTGCCGCCGAAGAAACACTCAAGAGCCTGGAAGAAACGTTGTCGTCAAGCAATTAG